The following are from one region of the Penaeus chinensis breed Huanghai No. 1 chromosome 32, ASM1920278v2, whole genome shotgun sequence genome:
- the LOC125042359 gene encoding cellular tumor antigen p53-like isoform X1: MSYYQQQGGMQRSDSELLFGEDEYHLLRDDSLLQRIGSTNFHTLLETADIVAVPELKEEDEQQQQQQQQQQQQQQQQQPVPQQVAYPIQNIDNQLILANPHIHGDIFQTVQVQQPVQQQLQQLQPGQQIPWDSLQTLDTENVEVLPTSNVSVGGVSAAIALIEGSTTSCLADSTLAHSVPSLQPWAGRHKFGISLPTGNKDRNKWCYSQDLGKLYLCPNVAVPVNVTLDDWVNANITMTPVFKQSCHRTDPVNRCYNCKSIQNCDPNLAEHLVQVEGEGCEYNFINDRYMVTVPLRPPPPGEVSSTLLIKIMCLTSCVGGPNRRPFCIVLTLRNSVTGEEIGRQVLDIKCCKCPSRDLTNDEKSRTPTAPAAPSVDEEKRTKVRKLATEIAVGQKRKRPKIKLEPGTDSRMVNIAVPIEYEAEVKSYINKLIAADLIKKWQPDALLYPEEESN, encoded by the exons ATGAGCTATTACCAGCAA CAGGGCGGGATGCAGCGGTCGGACTCCGAGCTGCTGTTCGGCGAGGACGAGTATCACCTGCTCAGGGATGACTCTCTCCTGCAGCGCATCGGCTCCACTAACTTCCACACCCTGCTGGAGACCGCAGACATTGTTGCTGTGCCGGAactgaaagaggaggatgaacagcagcaacaacaacaacaacaacaacaacaacagcagcaacaacaacagcctgTTCCGCAGCAAGTGGCTTACCCTATCCAGAATATTGATAACCAG CTGATCCTGGCGAATCCCCACATCCACGGAGATATTTTTCAAACTGTTCAAGTGCAGCAGCCAGTTCAACAGCAGCTGCAGCAGCTCCAGCCGGGACAGCAAATTCCGTGGGATTCTCTCCAGACTCTGGACACGGAAAATGTGGAAGTG TTGCCAACCAGCAATGTGTCAGTGGGTGGTGTATCAGCTGCCATTGCCTTGATCGAAGGCTCCACCACTTCCTGCCTGGCTGACTCAACTCTGGCACACTCAGTGCCATCACTCCAGCCATGGGCAGGTCGTCACAAATTCGGCATATCCCTCCCAACTGGCAACAAAGATCGCAACAAG TGGTGCTACAGTCAGGATCTGGGCAAGCTCTACCTGTGCCCAAATGTTGCTGTACCAGTGAATGTTACGTTGGACGACTGGGTGAATGCCAACATCACCATGACACCAGTGTTCAAACAAAGCTGCCACCGCACAGACCCAGTGAACAGGTGCTACAACTGTAAGAGTATTCAAA ACTGTGATCCAAACTTGGCTGAGCATTTAGTGCAAGTCGAGGGTGAAGGCTGTGAGTATAACTTCATCAATGACAGATACATGGTCACTGtgcccctccgccctccgcccccaGGGGAGGTATCTTCTACGCTCCTGATCAAGATTATGTGTCTCACTTCATGCGTTGGAGGCCCCAACAGGCGTCCATTCTGCATTGTTCTCACTCTTAGAAACTC TGTTACTGGTGAAGAGATCGGCAGGCAGGTCCTGGACATTAAGTGCTGCAAGTGTCCATCCCGTGATCTTACTAATGATGAGAAAAGCAGGACTCCCACAGCCCCTGCTGCCCCATCAGTCGATGAGGAAAAACGGACAAAG GTAAGAAAGCTGGCTACAGAAATTGCCGTCGGCCAGAAGCGCAAGAGACCAAAGATCAAACTAGAACCAGGAACAGACTCCCGAATGGTCAATATTGCT GTCCCAATTGAGTACGAGGCTGAAGTGAAGTCTTACATCAACAAGCTCATTGCTGCTGATCTAATCAAGAAGTGGCAGCCTGACGCACTCTTGTATCCTGAAGAGGAGAGTAACTAA
- the LOC125042359 gene encoding cellular tumor antigen p53-like isoform X2, giving the protein MSYYQQGGMQRSDSELLFGEDEYHLLRDDSLLQRIGSTNFHTLLETADIVAVPELKEEDEQQQQQQQQQQQQQQQQQPVPQQVAYPIQNIDNQLILANPHIHGDIFQTVQVQQPVQQQLQQLQPGQQIPWDSLQTLDTENVEVLPTSNVSVGGVSAAIALIEGSTTSCLADSTLAHSVPSLQPWAGRHKFGISLPTGNKDRNKWCYSQDLGKLYLCPNVAVPVNVTLDDWVNANITMTPVFKQSCHRTDPVNRCYNCKSIQNCDPNLAEHLVQVEGEGCEYNFINDRYMVTVPLRPPPPGEVSSTLLIKIMCLTSCVGGPNRRPFCIVLTLRNSVTGEEIGRQVLDIKCCKCPSRDLTNDEKSRTPTAPAAPSVDEEKRTKVRKLATEIAVGQKRKRPKIKLEPGTDSRMVNIAVPIEYEAEVKSYINKLIAADLIKKWQPDALLYPEEESN; this is encoded by the exons ATGAGCTATTACCAGCAA GGCGGGATGCAGCGGTCGGACTCCGAGCTGCTGTTCGGCGAGGACGAGTATCACCTGCTCAGGGATGACTCTCTCCTGCAGCGCATCGGCTCCACTAACTTCCACACCCTGCTGGAGACCGCAGACATTGTTGCTGTGCCGGAactgaaagaggaggatgaacagcagcaacaacaacaacaacaacaacaacaacagcagcaacaacaacagcctgTTCCGCAGCAAGTGGCTTACCCTATCCAGAATATTGATAACCAG CTGATCCTGGCGAATCCCCACATCCACGGAGATATTTTTCAAACTGTTCAAGTGCAGCAGCCAGTTCAACAGCAGCTGCAGCAGCTCCAGCCGGGACAGCAAATTCCGTGGGATTCTCTCCAGACTCTGGACACGGAAAATGTGGAAGTG TTGCCAACCAGCAATGTGTCAGTGGGTGGTGTATCAGCTGCCATTGCCTTGATCGAAGGCTCCACCACTTCCTGCCTGGCTGACTCAACTCTGGCACACTCAGTGCCATCACTCCAGCCATGGGCAGGTCGTCACAAATTCGGCATATCCCTCCCAACTGGCAACAAAGATCGCAACAAG TGGTGCTACAGTCAGGATCTGGGCAAGCTCTACCTGTGCCCAAATGTTGCTGTACCAGTGAATGTTACGTTGGACGACTGGGTGAATGCCAACATCACCATGACACCAGTGTTCAAACAAAGCTGCCACCGCACAGACCCAGTGAACAGGTGCTACAACTGTAAGAGTATTCAAA ACTGTGATCCAAACTTGGCTGAGCATTTAGTGCAAGTCGAGGGTGAAGGCTGTGAGTATAACTTCATCAATGACAGATACATGGTCACTGtgcccctccgccctccgcccccaGGGGAGGTATCTTCTACGCTCCTGATCAAGATTATGTGTCTCACTTCATGCGTTGGAGGCCCCAACAGGCGTCCATTCTGCATTGTTCTCACTCTTAGAAACTC TGTTACTGGTGAAGAGATCGGCAGGCAGGTCCTGGACATTAAGTGCTGCAAGTGTCCATCCCGTGATCTTACTAATGATGAGAAAAGCAGGACTCCCACAGCCCCTGCTGCCCCATCAGTCGATGAGGAAAAACGGACAAAG GTAAGAAAGCTGGCTACAGAAATTGCCGTCGGCCAGAAGCGCAAGAGACCAAAGATCAAACTAGAACCAGGAACAGACTCCCGAATGGTCAATATTGCT GTCCCAATTGAGTACGAGGCTGAAGTGAAGTCTTACATCAACAAGCTCATTGCTGCTGATCTAATCAAGAAGTGGCAGCCTGACGCACTCTTGTATCCTGAAGAGGAGAGTAACTAA
- the LOC125042360 gene encoding E3 ubiquitin-protein ligase Mdm2-like, producing the protein MPPDLPEATSLSSVVTSVSSRSAGAGDREDPAKQENGTEHSSTSSTPTNVETGGSQPPSAAGGGCKMYYITPQLRDAFASVGAVHKPYQFKEVLQLLKTYLYSNRSLFDPQDIHYVNCGGDSLGKAFGVNRFHFNDVRTLVAKNLIPVESRFQTQPVNQEPASNGSLDPSSNINSNSVRTQNTANVNNNVDTTNDKTETGVSEAPVNTVNTQNGEASAEPQTLPGSSRSSQRTISGNRRSKSFAGVYKFCIPEVPDTNSESETDYSCQGYETAYCRNTEFEESSSETDCYIDEYEIASFDEQDQKQSDEGDSDIEDVEVAVFAIHALCQDDSEQGFWADDSQTESQSTDSDPELVAERWNCLSCGLRNKPFVRYCGKCWQLRKDWLPERSKKRKRRKPRPKKKAKKLKEQTEEQKKKQEHSAEKPSLPGDAAGPSHKKEVLLISSTLETPPTGSLDRYGSQDSGIFMSQESLNDFSNDSAAAINAKTEPGSTEFVKPEGRSPLSRQLSLPSSCDNEDGKVRRKRRSSLSLEVEMPPSKASKSSDWPGKEDSQNDESDARSEEFIKFLQSSAGKKCFLQFLQSNSGRDWLRSDGKLFQWSQPVQETCMEALGTSTTSSLSGRCSPETISGFSLLCSICCLRPKNASIIHGRLSHQATCYQCARRLHDSGGRCPVCRRKIHMVCKHIIA; encoded by the exons ATGCCCCCTGACTTGCCTGAGGCAACGAGCCTCTCCTCGGTGGTCACTAGTGTTTCCAGCAGAAGTGCCGGAGCTGGTGACCGAGAAGATCCTGcaaaacaagaaaatggaacGGAACACTCAAGCACTTCCAGCACCCCGACAAATGTTGAAACTGGAGGTTCCCAGCCTCCCAGTGCAGCAGGTGGTGGCTGTAAAATGTATTATATCACACCTCAGCTCAGAGATGCCTTTGCTTCTGTTGGAGCGGTGCATAAACCATACCAGTTTAAAGAG GTTCTGCAGTTGCTGAAGACTTATCTTTATAGTAATCGCAGCTTATTCGACCCACAAGATATTCACTATGTTAATTGTGGTGGTGATTCCCTTGGGAAAGCTTTCGGAGTAAATCGATTTCACTTTAATGATGTAAG GACTCTGGTAGCTAAGAATCTGATTCCTGTGGAATCAAGGTTCCAGACACAGCCTGTAAATCAGGAACCGGCATCAAATGGATCTTTAGATCCGTcaagtaatatcaatagtaatagtgtaAGGACACAAAATACagcaaatgtaaataataatgtagATACAACCAATGACAAAACAGAGACAGGTGTTTCAGAAGCCCCTGTCAATACAGTGAATACCCAGAATGGTGAAGCAAGTGCAGAACCCCAAACACTTCCTGGATCATCCAGAAGTAGTCAGAGAACCATTTCAGGCAACAGAAGATCCAAGAGTTTTGCTGGTGTGTACAAGTTCTGTATCCCAGAAGTTCCTGACACAAATTCAGAATCAGAGACGGATTATAGTTGTCAAGGATATGAAACTG CATACTGCCGGAACACAGAGTTTGAGGAGAGCAGCTCAGAAACAGACTGCTACATCGACGAGTATGAAATTGCCTCTTTTGATGAGCAAGACCAGAAACAGTCTGACGAGGGAGATTCTGATATTGAG GATGTAGAGGTGGCCGTGTTTGCTATCCATGCGCTCTGCCAGGATGACTCCGAGCAGGGCTTCTGGGCAGACGACTCGCAGACCGAGAGCCAGTCAACAGACTCGGACCCGGAGCTTGTGGCGGAGAGGTGGAACTGCCTCAGCTGCGGCCTGCGCAACAAGCCCTTTGTGCGTTACTGCGGGAAGTGTTGGCAG CTAAGAAAGGACTGGCTCCCAGAACGatccaagaagagaaagagaaggaaaccgAGGCCCAAAAAGAAGGCTAAGAAATTGAAAGAGCAGActgaggagcagaagaagaagcaggaacaCTCAGCAGAAAAGCCCAGCCTGCCAGGGGATGCAGCAGGCCCCTCCCACAAAAAGGAGGTGCTCCTAATATCTAGCACGCTGGAGACGCCACCCACGGGTTCACTGGATCGTTACGGCTCCCAAGACTCTGGGATATTCATGTCCCAGGAAAGTCTGAATGATTTCAGTAATGATTCTGCAGCTGCAATTAATGCGAAAACAGAGCCGGGATCCACTGAGTTTGTCAAGCCGGAGGGGCGGTCCCCTTTATCTCGGCAGTTGTCTCTCCCCAGCAGTTGTGACAATGAGGACGGCAAggtcaggaggaaaaggaggtcaTCCCTTTCCCTGGAAGTGGAAATGCCTCCTTCCAAAGCCTCGAAATCTTCCGACTGGCCAGGAAAAGAAGACAGCCAGAATGATGAGTCTGATGCTCGGTCCGAAGAATTCATCAAGTTCTTGCAGTCGAGTGCAGGAAAGAAGTGCTTTTTACAGTTCCTGCAGTCGAATTCTGGGAGGGATTGGCTCAGGTCAGATGGTAAATTGTTCCAGTGGTCCCAGCCAGTACAAGAAACATGCATGGAAGCCCTTGGAACCAGCACCACTTCTAGCTTGTCTGGCAGATGTTCACCCGAAACCATATCAGGGTTCTCCCTCTTGTGCTCCATTTGCTGTTTACGTCCCAAAAATGCATCAATTATTCACGGTAGACTGTCGCACCAAGCCACCTGCTACCAGTGTGCCAGGCGCTTACATGATAGTGGTGGGCGATGTCCTGTGTGCCGCCGAAAAATACACATGGTATGTAAGCACATCATTGCATGA
- the LOC125042359 gene encoding cellular tumor antigen p53-like isoform X3 yields the protein MQRSDSELLFGEDEYHLLRDDSLLQRIGSTNFHTLLETADIVAVPELKEEDEQQQQQQQQQQQQQQQQQPVPQQVAYPIQNIDNQLILANPHIHGDIFQTVQVQQPVQQQLQQLQPGQQIPWDSLQTLDTENVEVLPTSNVSVGGVSAAIALIEGSTTSCLADSTLAHSVPSLQPWAGRHKFGISLPTGNKDRNKWCYSQDLGKLYLCPNVAVPVNVTLDDWVNANITMTPVFKQSCHRTDPVNRCYNCKSIQNCDPNLAEHLVQVEGEGCEYNFINDRYMVTVPLRPPPPGEVSSTLLIKIMCLTSCVGGPNRRPFCIVLTLRNSVTGEEIGRQVLDIKCCKCPSRDLTNDEKSRTPTAPAAPSVDEEKRTKVRKLATEIAVGQKRKRPKIKLEPGTDSRMVNIAVPIEYEAEVKSYINKLIAADLIKKWQPDALLYPEEESN from the exons ATGCAGCGGTCGGACTCCGAGCTGCTGTTCGGCGAGGACGAGTATCACCTGCTCAGGGATGACTCTCTCCTGCAGCGCATCGGCTCCACTAACTTCCACACCCTGCTGGAGACCGCAGACATTGTTGCTGTGCCGGAactgaaagaggaggatgaacagcagcaacaacaacaacaacaacaacaacaacagcagcaacaacaacagcctgTTCCGCAGCAAGTGGCTTACCCTATCCAGAATATTGATAACCAG CTGATCCTGGCGAATCCCCACATCCACGGAGATATTTTTCAAACTGTTCAAGTGCAGCAGCCAGTTCAACAGCAGCTGCAGCAGCTCCAGCCGGGACAGCAAATTCCGTGGGATTCTCTCCAGACTCTGGACACGGAAAATGTGGAAGTG TTGCCAACCAGCAATGTGTCAGTGGGTGGTGTATCAGCTGCCATTGCCTTGATCGAAGGCTCCACCACTTCCTGCCTGGCTGACTCAACTCTGGCACACTCAGTGCCATCACTCCAGCCATGGGCAGGTCGTCACAAATTCGGCATATCCCTCCCAACTGGCAACAAAGATCGCAACAAG TGGTGCTACAGTCAGGATCTGGGCAAGCTCTACCTGTGCCCAAATGTTGCTGTACCAGTGAATGTTACGTTGGACGACTGGGTGAATGCCAACATCACCATGACACCAGTGTTCAAACAAAGCTGCCACCGCACAGACCCAGTGAACAGGTGCTACAACTGTAAGAGTATTCAAA ACTGTGATCCAAACTTGGCTGAGCATTTAGTGCAAGTCGAGGGTGAAGGCTGTGAGTATAACTTCATCAATGACAGATACATGGTCACTGtgcccctccgccctccgcccccaGGGGAGGTATCTTCTACGCTCCTGATCAAGATTATGTGTCTCACTTCATGCGTTGGAGGCCCCAACAGGCGTCCATTCTGCATTGTTCTCACTCTTAGAAACTC TGTTACTGGTGAAGAGATCGGCAGGCAGGTCCTGGACATTAAGTGCTGCAAGTGTCCATCCCGTGATCTTACTAATGATGAGAAAAGCAGGACTCCCACAGCCCCTGCTGCCCCATCAGTCGATGAGGAAAAACGGACAAAG GTAAGAAAGCTGGCTACAGAAATTGCCGTCGGCCAGAAGCGCAAGAGACCAAAGATCAAACTAGAACCAGGAACAGACTCCCGAATGGTCAATATTGCT GTCCCAATTGAGTACGAGGCTGAAGTGAAGTCTTACATCAACAAGCTCATTGCTGCTGATCTAATCAAGAAGTGGCAGCCTGACGCACTCTTGTATCCTGAAGAGGAGAGTAACTAA